The Daucus carota subsp. sativus chromosome 9, DH1 v3.0, whole genome shotgun sequence genome window below encodes:
- the LOC108201492 gene encoding protein indeterminate-domain 4, chloroplastic-like: MASSPPGAASRRRKRNHPGNPSPDAEAVALSPNTLTATNQFSCEISKSPCWIMMDTIEFRANVNLLSDKSEKRFTFALNSVVSTPSIKGSWRSDRNQEAFLSKTCTVHPPFICNFVWSFKKEDFKNPQNQPVAVMASSLPGAAPQRRKRNHPGNPSPDAEVVALSPNTLTATNQFSCEVCYRGFQREQNLQLHMRGHNLPWKLKQRTSQEVRKKVYVCPELNCVHHHPSRALGDLTGIKKHFCRKHGDKKYICDKCEKKYAVLSDLKSHSKICGTREYKCNCGSTFSRRSGLINHHSICQVFVGEVARHTTNAPPSSSSMTASAGIHANVSNLALHPIWEPELNIPRASEYSEIHGFPSNIAPSNMFDFGFDGSASLNIPQIDLDLNINNSLSAVMLNAESSCNTLNSTPSPQFSATALLQKAKLTESTSNTGNVSIGNSVLDSAEARHFLGGQGPEEECLGILGKIQVGNDE; this comes from the exons ATGGCTTCTTCTCCTCCAGGTGCTGCTTCTCGGAGAAGAAAGAGAAATCATCCTGGAAATCCAA GTCCTGATGCTGAGGCTGTAGCACTCTCTCCCAACACTCTAACCGCTACAAATCAGTTTTCGTGTGAG ATCTCCAAGAGCCCTTGCTGGATCATGATGGACACAATTGAGTTCAGGGCAAATGTAAACCTTCTTTCTGATAAGTCCGAAAAAAGGTTTACATTTGCTCTGAACTCAGTTGTGTCCACACCATCCATCAAGGGCTCTTGGAGATCTGACAGGAATCAAGAAGCATTTCTGTCGAAAACATG TACAGTTCATCCTCCCTTCATCTGCAACTTTGTCTGGTCTTTCAAAAAAGAGGATTTTAAGAACCCCCAGAATCAACCAGTTGCTGTTATGGCTTCGTCTCTCCCAGGTGCTGCTCCTCAGAGAAGAAAGAGAAATCATCCTGGAAATCCAA GTCCTGATGCTGAGGTTGTAGCACTCTCTCCCAACACTCTAACCGCTACAAATCAGTTTTCGTGTGAGGTATGCTATAGAGGATTTCAAAGGGAGCAAAACTTGCAGCTCCACATGAGAGGGCACAATTTGCCCTGGAAGCTCAAGCAAAGGACCAGCCAAGAAGTCAGAAAAAAGGTATACGTTTGCCCTGAACTCAATTGTGTCCATCACCATCCATCAAGGGCTCTTGGAGATCTGACAGGTATCAAGAAGCATTTCTGTCGAAAACATGgtgataagaaatatatatgcgACAAATGTGAGAAGAAGTATGCAGTGCTCTCTGACTTGAAGTCTCACAGTAAGATCTGTGGTACAAGGGAGTACAAGTGCAATTGTGGATCTACCTTCTCTAG GCGTAGTGGTTTGATCAATCACCATTCTATATGCCAAGTGTTTGTGGGAGAGGTGGCTAGACACACAACAAATGCCCCCCCAAGCAGCAGCAGCATGACTGCTAGTGCTGGAATACATGCAAATGTCAGTAATTTGGCTCTTCATCCAATTTGGGAGCCAGAACTTAATATTCCCAGAGCCTCTGAATATTCGGAGATTCATGGCTTTCCTAGCAACATAGCACCTAGCAAcatgtttgattttggtttcGATGGTAGTGCTAGCTTGAACATTCCCCAGATTGACCTGGACCTCAACATCAACAATTCATTAAGTGCTGTGATGTTGAATGCTGAGTCTTCTTGCAATACTCTAAATAGTACCCCTTCTCCTCAGTTTTCAGCCACTGCTCTTCTTCAGAAAGCCAAGCTGACAGAATCTACTTCCAACACTGGTAATGTTAGTATTGGGAACAGTGTGCTGGACAGTGCTGAAGCCAGGCATTTTCTTGGTGGCCAGGGCCCTG AGGAAGAATGCTTAGGAATTTTGGGGAAGATCCAAGTTGGGAATGACGAGTGA
- the LOC135149634 gene encoding uncharacterized protein LOC135149634: MEPKLNFPRDTDFSGTHGFPSYIAPSNMFNLGFDGDADLNSPENDLDLSMNCSLTSLMMNAGASTYDILNGAPSTQFSATGLLQKMTLTGGSYNNLTLMKSMGSTLSGGLKFDSYGGALGAGMSAGSGGGGSTFPDMYKNQNGSGGGTRGYRSGMEYFCDQMNAPYGEMMYNEKTADGMLVGEQNNINAAMVEQQMMFGREYGDNHTRDVLGLRNGMKTGGGMVADHNENGIGTKWPDSNASTSAEARPFVPRGRGGF; this comes from the coding sequence ATGGAACCAAAACTGAATTTTCCCAGAGACACTGATTTTTCTGGGACTCATGGCTTTCCAAGCTACATCGCGCCTAGCAACATGTTTAATCTTGGTTTTGATGGGGATGCTGACCTTAACAGTCCTGAAAATGACCTGGATCTTTCAATGAACTGCTCATTAACTAGTTTGATGATGAATGCTGGGGCTTCTACTTATGATATTCTGAATGGTGCCCCTTCTACTCAGTTTTCAGCCACTGGACTTCTTCAAAAGATGACGCTGACAGGAGGTAGTTACAACAATTTAACCCTGATGAAGAGCATGGGGAGCACTTTGTCTGGTGGATTGAAGTTTGATAGCTATGGGGGAGCTTTGGGAGCTGGAATGAGTGCTGGCAGCGGAGGTGGTGGGAGTACCTTTCCAGATATGTACAAAAATCAGAACGGGAGCGGTGGAGGTACCCGAGGATATAGGAGTGGCATGGAATACTTTTGTGATCAGATGAATGCTCCATACGGAGAAATGATGTACAATGAGAAGACTGCTGATGGAATGTTGGTTGGTGAGCAGAATAATATTAATGCTGCTATGGTGGAGCAACAGATGATGTTTGGCAGGGAGTATGGTGATAATCATACAAGGGATGTTCTTGGCTTGCGAAATGGGATGAAGACTGGAGGTGGGATGGTGGCTGATCACAATGAGAATGGAATTGGGACCAAGTGGCCGGACAGCAATGCTAGCACATCAGCTGAGGCCAGGCCTTTTGTTCCTAGAGGCCGTGGGGGTTTTTAA
- the LOC108201491 gene encoding protein indeterminate-domain 6, chloroplastic-like produces MASSLPGAASQRRKRNHPGNPSPDAEVVALSLDTLGATNRFLCEVCDKGFKREQNLQLHRRGHNLPWKLKQKTSHEFKKKVYICPEPDCVHHDPSRALGDLTGIKKHFFRKHGEKKFICDKCNKAYAVQSDWKAHHKTCGTKDYICKCGTTFSR; encoded by the exons ATGGCTTCTTCTCTCCCAGGTGCTGCTTCTCAGAGAAGAAAGAGAAATCATCCTGGAAATCCAA GTCCTGATGCTGAGGTTGTAGCCCTCTCTCTGGACACTCTAGGGGCTACAAACCGGTTTTTGTGTGAGGTGTGTGATAAGGGTTTTAAAAGGGAGCAGAACTTGCAGCTTCACAGAAGAGGACACAATCTTCCCTGGAAGCTCAAGCAAAAGACAAGCCATGAATTCAAGAAAAAGGTTTACATCTGCCCTGAACCTGATTGTGTCCATCACGATCCCTCAAGGGCTCTTGGAGATTTGACCGGAATTAAGAAGCATTTCTTTCGGAAACATggtgaaaaaaaattcatttgtgATAAGTGTAACAAGGCATACGCGGTGCAATCTGACTGGAAGGCTCACCATAAGACCTGTGGTACAAAGGACTACATATGTAAATGTGGTACTACCTTCTCCAGGTGA